From Butyricimonas paravirosa, one genomic window encodes:
- a CDS encoding RagB/SusD family nutrient uptake outer membrane protein codes for MKNKILLLLFLPLLFGCNGWLNVTPQSEVDEEDLFADGEGYRNSLNGVYSRISESDMYAQQLTWGFMDVLAQYYNFDKMNQYGAYPKAYKGDYDNNEVKGILENIWQGAYKSIANCNNLIQNIDKEDVTKFLGREGEKNMVKGEALALRAFLHFDLLRLFAPVAVELNGDKTGYVPVNDNNEYLPYCETHPAVFQKRENVQDYLDKVIRDLKDAKTLLATFDTVSSVRKDQLRTTNRLLGTAGAVEDLFYCFRGFRMNYYAATAMLARVYNYKGELQLAAEQAQEVIDNGSFPVKGDYAKPKQYEDVIFALSNRKLTELFEAYYTGTNKVLCVSNTALNKILGSDTYDYRGYYHMQNLDGANKVSKKYLPVSSDQGTIPNEIIPIIRTSEMQYIAGEYYASIKDYATAASRITVVKQASGAYTPVTVQSLEDYHKTWINDAYRTFIGEGQLFFLYKKLGTEFYSGMKDGAFVFEIPDSEDVTLNQ; via the coding sequence ATGAAAAACAAAATATTGTTACTATTGTTTTTACCGCTATTGTTTGGATGCAATGGCTGGTTGAATGTCACTCCGCAATCGGAAGTTGATGAAGAAGACCTTTTTGCAGACGGGGAAGGGTATCGTAATTCGTTGAACGGCGTTTATTCCCGGATTTCGGAATCGGATATGTATGCTCAACAATTGACTTGGGGATTTATGGATGTGCTGGCTCAATATTATAATTTTGACAAAATGAATCAATATGGAGCTTATCCTAAAGCTTACAAAGGTGATTACGATAATAATGAGGTCAAAGGGATTTTAGAGAATATTTGGCAGGGGGCTTACAAGTCAATAGCAAATTGTAATAATTTGATTCAGAATATAGATAAGGAGGATGTTACAAAATTTTTGGGGCGTGAGGGAGAAAAGAATATGGTGAAGGGAGAAGCTTTGGCTTTACGGGCTTTTTTGCACTTTGATTTATTACGCTTGTTTGCTCCCGTGGCTGTTGAACTAAATGGGGATAAAACGGGATACGTGCCTGTTAATGATAATAACGAGTATCTTCCTTATTGTGAGACTCATCCTGCAGTGTTCCAGAAACGGGAGAATGTGCAAGATTATTTGGACAAAGTTATTCGGGATTTAAAAGATGCCAAAACTTTATTGGCTACGTTTGATACTGTTTCTTCTGTGAGAAAAGATCAATTAAGAACAACTAATCGTTTATTGGGAACTGCAGGAGCGGTAGAGGATTTATTCTATTGTTTCCGGGGGTTCCGGATGAATTACTATGCGGCAACCGCAATGTTGGCTCGTGTATATAATTATAAAGGCGAGCTGCAATTAGCGGCAGAACAAGCTCAGGAAGTGATAGATAACGGGTCTTTTCCGGTTAAGGGAGATTATGCTAAGCCCAAGCAATATGAGGATGTTATATTTGCATTGAGTAATCGGAAATTGACAGAACTTTTTGAGGCTTACTATACCGGAACCAATAAGGTGTTATGCGTGTCGAATACGGCGCTAAATAAGATATTGGGATCCGATACTTATGATTATCGTGGGTATTATCATATGCAAAATTTGGATGGAGCGAATAAAGTGAGTAAAAAGTATCTTCCTGTAAGTTCTGATCAAGGAACGATCCCTAATGAAATCATCCCGATTATTCGTACAAGTGAGATGCAGTATATTGCGGGAGAGTATTATGCCTCTATTAAAGATTATGCGACGGCAGCTTCTCGTATCACGGTGGTAAAGCAGGCATCGGGTGCCTATACCCCGGTAACGGTACAAAGTCTTGAGGATTACCATAAGACATGGATAAATGATGCTTACCGTACGTTTATCGGTGAAGGACAGTTATTTTTCTTGTATAAGAAGTTGGGGACAGAATTTTATTCGGGAATGAAGGATGGGGCGTTTGTTTTCGAAATTCCGGATAGTGAAGATGTAACTTTAAATCAATAG